A part of Gemmatimonas groenlandica genomic DNA contains:
- a CDS encoding ATP-binding protein: MRELVLSWSGGKDSSLALQALQADSEVQVVALLTSVTAGYDRISIHGVRRALLEAQAAALGLPLVEITLQPACSNAAYEAAFQQGLATIRERFPAVTELAFGDLFLEDVRAYREQALRESGFTPRFPLWGSPTAALAERFVRDGFVAHLVCVDTQQLDASFAGRRYDDALLADLPPAVDPCGERGEFHTFVSDGPIFARSIACGVGPVVIRDERFAFCDLLAR; this comes from the coding sequence ATGCGCGAACTGGTGTTGAGCTGGAGCGGTGGTAAGGACAGCAGTCTGGCGTTGCAGGCGCTGCAGGCCGATTCGGAGGTGCAGGTGGTCGCGCTCCTCACGAGTGTAACGGCCGGCTACGATCGCATCAGTATCCACGGTGTGCGGCGTGCCCTGCTCGAGGCACAGGCGGCGGCGTTGGGACTGCCGCTGGTGGAGATCACGCTGCAGCCCGCGTGCAGCAATGCCGCCTACGAGGCCGCGTTTCAGCAGGGACTGGCCACGATCCGCGAGCGATTCCCGGCGGTGACCGAGCTCGCTTTTGGCGATCTTTTTCTCGAGGACGTGCGCGCGTACCGCGAGCAGGCGCTACGCGAGAGCGGCTTCACCCCACGCTTTCCACTCTGGGGTTCGCCCACCGCGGCGTTGGCCGAACGCTTTGTACGCGACGGCTTCGTCGCGCATCTGGTCTGTGTCGATACGCAGCAGCTCGATGCGTCCTTCGCCGGGCGCCGCTACGACGACGCCCTGCTGGCTGACCTTCCACCGGCGGTCGACCCGTGTGGCGAGCGGGGCGAGTTTCACACGTTCGTGTCCGACGGTCCGATCTTCGCGCGGTCCATTGCGTGTGGTGTGGGACCCGTCGTGATTCGGGACGAACGGTTCGCTTTCTGTGATCTGCTGGCGCGATAA
- a CDS encoding patatin-like phospholipase family protein produces MRLTIFATHRGRMLGALASAMTLISGCASIRRPPTTVDAIRRDAVPINAEHRALRDTVIERLVRRVAKRGDRTVDVLMLSGGGQNGAYGAGFLRGWQQRAADSMPRFDLVTGISTGALQAPYALLGTRSAIDTITALYSRAAKSFAPSLDWWFWVRPTGGLVNTTRFDRTIAQTFGGPLRDELRAAFANDQQLVFGTTDYDLGIGRAWSMGDELGTSRESVERTQQLLKGATAIPGIFPPVMIDGHLQGDGGVIENILPLLAFDDYTRLGERLQARGLTEVSVRVWVIMNLWTHGEPKVMKPSSRRTISGRSTSLLFYAHQPATLAALENLARAVSAGVPGMRMQVRVAAIPSEESIFPGANSLFERRFMQRLDSLGFAKAQSAAPWDTLPLNAFTRPDVPPRLR; encoded by the coding sequence ATGCGACTGACGATTTTCGCGACACATCGTGGAAGGATGCTCGGGGCGTTGGCGTCCGCCATGACGCTGATCTCCGGCTGCGCGTCCATCAGGCGTCCGCCGACCACCGTCGACGCCATTCGGCGCGACGCCGTCCCCATCAACGCCGAACATCGCGCGCTTCGCGATACCGTGATTGAACGGTTGGTGCGTCGCGTCGCGAAACGCGGCGATCGCACGGTGGATGTGCTGATGCTTTCCGGCGGTGGTCAGAACGGGGCGTACGGCGCCGGCTTCCTGCGCGGATGGCAGCAGCGCGCCGCTGATTCCATGCCCCGATTCGATCTGGTGACGGGGATCAGCACGGGCGCCTTGCAAGCACCATACGCCCTGCTCGGCACGCGCAGTGCCATCGATACGATCACCGCGCTCTACTCCCGCGCGGCCAAGAGCTTCGCGCCGTCACTCGATTGGTGGTTCTGGGTTCGCCCCACTGGCGGCTTGGTGAACACCACGCGCTTCGACCGCACGATTGCGCAGACGTTCGGAGGCCCGCTGCGTGACGAACTACGCGCGGCCTTTGCGAACGATCAACAGCTGGTGTTCGGGACCACTGACTACGATCTCGGCATCGGTCGCGCCTGGTCGATGGGCGACGAGCTCGGAACCAGCCGCGAATCGGTGGAGCGCACACAACAACTGCTCAAGGGCGCGACGGCGATTCCCGGCATCTTTCCGCCGGTGATGATCGATGGCCATTTGCAGGGCGACGGCGGCGTGATCGAGAACATCCTCCCGCTGCTCGCCTTCGACGATTACACGCGTCTCGGGGAGCGCCTGCAGGCCCGCGGCCTCACGGAGGTCTCCGTGCGCGTGTGGGTGATCATGAACCTATGGACGCACGGTGAGCCAAAGGTCATGAAGCCCTCATCGCGACGCACGATCAGTGGTCGCTCCACCTCTTTGCTTTTCTACGCGCATCAACCGGCAACACTCGCCGCGCTCGAGAATCTCGCCCGTGCCGTCAGCGCTGGCGTACCTGGTATGCGTATGCAGGTGAGGGTGGCCGCGATTCCCAGCGAGGAGTCGATCTTTCCTGGGGCAAACTCGCTCTTTGAGCGTCGCTTCATGCAGCGACTCGATTCGCTTGGATTCGCCAAGGCGCAAAGTGCCGCCCCATGGGATACGCTGCCGTTGAACGCCTTTACCCGCCCCGACGTCCCTCCCCGTTTGCGTTAG
- a CDS encoding sulfite oxidase produces MHDEAALDVVRAEPLCAETPTRLLAAPITPAASVYVRSNFALPPLDAAHVIDIGGAVRAPFTVSLPELAALPRRHVTVTIECAGNGRLGMDPLPTGEPWRYGAVSTTTWSGVSLRTLLERAGLAPDVVEILGIGADAGPRDDADGDVRFARSLPIADAMHPDTIVATHMAGEPLSYDHGAPVRLIVPGWYGMASVKWLARLEAITTPFTGYFQQQRYVYEVEDTVEPVRRARVKSMITSPVDGGRCDREVLVQGWAWSGAGAIARVELAVNEAPIWIEAALGTPVSAYAWTPFEAELVLPDAGAATIRSRATDMAGNVQPERIQWNRLGYGNNAIRRIAVDVADEVR; encoded by the coding sequence GTGCACGACGAGGCCGCGCTCGATGTCGTGCGCGCCGAACCATTGTGCGCCGAAACGCCGACGCGGTTGCTCGCGGCGCCGATCACACCGGCGGCGAGTGTGTACGTGCGCAGCAACTTCGCCTTGCCTCCGCTCGACGCCGCCCACGTCATCGACATCGGTGGCGCCGTGCGAGCGCCGTTCACGGTGTCGTTGCCAGAGCTGGCGGCATTGCCGCGGCGTCATGTCACGGTCACCATTGAATGCGCCGGCAACGGTCGCCTTGGGATGGACCCGCTGCCCACCGGGGAACCCTGGCGCTACGGTGCGGTCAGCACGACGACGTGGTCGGGTGTCTCACTCCGCACGCTGCTGGAGCGCGCCGGCCTCGCGCCCGATGTCGTAGAGATTCTCGGCATCGGCGCTGACGCGGGACCTCGCGACGATGCCGACGGTGACGTGCGCTTCGCCCGGTCTCTGCCGATCGCCGACGCCATGCATCCGGACACGATCGTGGCCACGCACATGGCGGGAGAGCCGCTGTCGTATGACCACGGCGCACCTGTGCGGCTGATTGTGCCGGGTTGGTACGGCATGGCCAGTGTGAAGTGGCTGGCCCGTCTCGAGGCGATCACCACGCCGTTCACGGGCTACTTCCAGCAGCAGCGCTACGTGTACGAGGTGGAGGACACCGTGGAACCGGTGCGTCGGGCACGCGTAAAGTCGATGATCACGTCACCGGTCGACGGGGGGCGGTGCGACCGTGAGGTGCTGGTGCAAGGCTGGGCGTGGTCGGGCGCGGGGGCGATCGCGCGGGTGGAGCTGGCGGTGAACGAGGCGCCGATCTGGATCGAGGCGGCGTTGGGCACGCCGGTATCAGCATATGCGTGGACGCCGTTCGAGGCGGAGCTGGTATTGCCGGATGCGGGTGCCGCGACGATCCGCAGTCGCGCGACGGATATGGCGGGCAACGTGCAGCCGGAACGGATTCAGTGGAATCGGCTGGGATACGGGAACAACGCGATACGACGGATCGCGGTGGATGTAGCGGATGAAGTGCGCTAA